DNA from Helicoverpa zea isolate HzStark_Cry1AcR chromosome 22, ilHelZeax1.1, whole genome shotgun sequence:
GAGTCGACATTCTGTGTTGGGGAACCTAGTGGGCGAGTATGGCAGTGAAGCGGGGTCTTCTAGAAGCCATTTGGTTATGAAGGATAAGGGGAAACGGGTGagttcattttaattatattttggttAATGTGAATGTAGAGTTTTTCATGATCATCATCTGTCTTTTTGTTGTCCCACGGCAGAGTAAAGGCTTCTTTTCGAATCACTTTTTCTTACACCTTTgttgaaactttcacaaagaatCGATGTTTGCGAAAAATATGAATGGTTTACTgtcagaaattttatttttgactcaTCAAAACCTGTTTTTTGCTTGCCAATCTCAAGACGTACCGGTCCAATTTAAAAAGTTATTACAGTTTTCTCGTTAGTTATCTAGGAAAGCTATAGACTTATTTTTACTCTCGTTGCACGCTAATCTCTACCTtctctaaaaatatttcagtattagatggcccatttatcgaagaagacTTTAAGCTACTTTTTTACCGGATGCTTAAAGCAGTCCTCACTTGCCTTGTGAAACCACTAACAAAGAATCTAGCTCAATATAATCTTCACTAAATAACTCTTTAGGTATCAATCCGCGGTCAAGCGTTCGGCGTGGGTGCATTCGaagctgatgatgaagacattTACGGCACTGAAGACATGTCACATTACGACTTCGCTATCGGAGGACCTGATAAAGATAGTACGAAGAAGAAGAGTGTTCAGGATAAGAGTGGCCATGTAAGTAGACGTGCTATTTTAATATAGTAATAATATAGTAAAAAGCAAACACTTTTGTATTCGGTTGTATACTTGTACCCTTCTGAACGCTAAATTTTTCCGAGTAATATACGCTATAATTCATAGGTTTAAGAAAAAACTCAtatttaatagtaattaacCCAATATTGCGATCTCAGGTTGAGTATATAAAgtgaataacattaaaatatgtgGTCCTCCTTACCCAATTGCACAcaaaggtaattttttatcattCACCCAATGCACGGGGCTTTGTACCGTTGTGATACTATTTTTTAGACCAAACCTGTTCatagattttgaaaaataaaatgtcttttAATTTGCAAACATgccagaaaaaaacaaaattagttATATTGGACGCCATTATCTCAAAgagaatatatatatttttaaaaattatccaGGTGCTACCAGGCTTCGTGAAATCCTCCAAGCCGTTACCTCCCGTACCTTCATACCCTGCGCCGGCGCTGCCGCGCGACTACGTGCCCGCGGCGGCCGGAGCGAGAAGGTCCAGGTTCGAGCCCACCACGCACCAGCCTAGGGATCAAGGTGAGGGATAAGGGaacttagaaaaatatttatttaagcatttatgtacacagtaacGTGAAAGAAGAATTAATATGTatcataaaatagtacaaaagtACTGTTCTTGGAtgtctttaattaattttattttatttttggtgtgGAAAGTGatttgaagtttgtttttaGCTTGGGTTATACATATGTATGGCTAGGCTCCGAAAATCTGTAAAGTAGCAATGCCGTTaagataaaaatgattttttcttgccgaaaatatataaaaattccTGAAAACCTTTACATATATAACCTTAAAACCTCACTAAAATATAACTTTCATTTCGTTCCAGGACTAGGCCGCCACGAATTATCAGCAAAAGCCCGCGGCGAGCTACTCGGAGAAACGCCCTTACCCACACCAACAAACACAGAACCTACACATACACCTTCAACCACACCCACACAGCCAAACGATGCAATAACCAAACTCCTTGGACGAAACGTCAACTTTGTTACGTACACAGATGATAAACCACTAGACTACATACCTATTAAAGACTCTGGGAAAGACatagtaaaagtttttaaaccTTTTGCTGGCAACCCTGAGAAACAGAGAAGGTATGAAGAATATGTGAAGAATAATGGCGTGGTGGGAGGAGGAGGGGAGATGGATAAGCTGCAGGAGTGGGAGAGAGAGAGGGAGTTGGTCGAGTTTGAGCAGGCGGCTAAATTGTATAAGCCTTTGAGCGGGATTATGGGGGATAGGTGAGAGGACATTTTTATTTGCCATCTTACAAACCGAATACTGACCCGCCACTCAATTTTAAATACTGCTGAAACGCTCACACTTACCTAGTTTGTTGCGACGGAAATAATAGAAAGTAACGTTTGAGTATGACATTATAGTAAGGTTAACCTTTAGGTGTGTAGAACAAGCatattatagtaagttcaactcagtcgtgcgcgcggccctatgtgtgggtaacccttgtacatatacagtgactttgtgtgcgtgacaagaggtacagtcgggtacaaatacagttatttaggggttgtatacggctgtttaaagtacagttattacgtaatttagttatgtactaaattacgtaataactgtagcGAGTAGCGGTAGCGAaacgctacttgaaaaatcaaatgatgaattttcggattcgctactttcaccaatgttaattataaattctgactccatgtcaaaatgtctatagtattcttcttttttcttttgtacatgtcgacaagtattacccaacatcccttcatcaatttgacttaaacgttcatttatgagtttcattatttccgtcttattttggtcgacattatgcgaagcaatataattttttaaaattccccacacattttgtttccattattatactaaattataggtcttttacattcttagtccacacatttatttattgtccgcgtaccccgagctagaaaatatgtaaggagtatttaattcatcttagatatttcacttcatttatttcttagatactgttaatgtcaatttgaaaagccgtatgagaaaataatgataaactgtaaaatgtaataataaaaagctttgaatgttgtttcatttttttgaaacgctacctgactccttaaaacattttctctgtgaagaactagacattttcgtaaacgactgtacccataacaaaaagcgatgagaacacgtcatgctcggacgacgtcactgtcacacgaatgaaagttgtatatttacaagccgacgcacacatagggccgcgcgcaaatctgagttgaactatctatacctattTATGTTTCAAAGCCTGTAAATGTCTAGAGACCAATTTGTGCTCGAAAAGCctagctataaaaaaacaaaattaaatatctagTCCATTGATTAAATTTTTTAATCTACATTTGAATTAGTCACTGGCtaattaatttttacattttaacatcTATGTAGTGTTCTTATGTATCAATTTGTTTTTCAGATTCACTCACGCAGCAGAGCCGGACGAAGCTCTTAATCCATTATGTGCCGTGGCCAAGAGTTCCGCAAACCATGGCTTGGCGACCAAGGAGCAGATAGAGGCAGCTAAGCAAGGAGTATACGGCCTCATGACTCGCCAAGAGACGACTTGGCGACCTGAGTCTCTTGTGGCCAAGAGGTTCAATGTGCCTGAGATAGGTGGTGCTAGGTAAGATATAATTATTCTATTACATAGACTTAAGGATTCTTATTGACAATGGCTGCTAATCCAGGAATATACGTCTCTGAGACTCGCTGAGGTAACAATAGCGACCTGGCGTCATCTTGACAATGACATTAAATATGTCTGAGATAGGTGGCGCTCGATAAGATTATGAACAGACAGTTAAGCAGGGACCAAACCTGATAtcctaatattatatttgtttctgAACCTCTCTGACCTCTAGCATTtccaaaaaatttacaaaattggTTCACACATGGTCTAATAAGGTCAAGCATACTCAAACACTCGAAATAAGAATAAACCCCATCTCGTTAAATTACAATAACCATATTCTCTTGTTCACAGACCGGACCAGAAAAAGGAAGACCGTCCAAAAGTATCGTACTCAATATTCTCATACTTAGAGTCTTCAGTTCATGACAAGGACAGTTTCGCCAAAGAGCAGACCAAGTTCAGTGGCTCCAAATCTTTGACCACCAGCATTCTGCCTAAAAAGGACCCACCAGCTCAAAAAACTGATCAAGTTAATAAACAAACCGACCAAAACACTGATCAAAgtaaagatttaaataaacCAAGTGATCAAACCCCAGGATTCAGTAAAAGAATGACAGTAGCAGAATTGTTTTTGAAAGAATCTGAAAAAACCAAAGATCAAGGCGCAGAAGTGACAGATACGATAAATCAATTCGATAAAATGGACCTTTATAAGTCTATTTTCCTTAGCGATAGTGAAGAGGAAATTGATAATgaagataaaagtaaaaataatgaagCGAGTGACTTCATAGATAAGCCTAAAAATGTTGAAAGAAATACGTCGCCGCCTCGCGGGATTTTTGCTAACATAGACTTCGATGAACTTAATTCGTGGCGAAGAAAAGACGATGTAGCTAAACCTAAAGAAGATTCGAGTAAAAAGGttgaaaatatttctaataaagttgaaaatacaCAGCCTAAAGATGACGAAGCAATGTATGGACCAAAAATACCCGAAAATCTACAAAAGAGGTTGCAATCTGAAACACAAAATAGTATTGCAAAAGAAACGATTGATATCAATTCTTCATCCAGCGAAGATTCGTGGGTAGATGTAAATGAAGTAAGTACTAAGAAACATAAAAAGAAGAAATCGAAAAAACACAAATCTAAACATAAGAAAAAGTCTAGAAGTAAAAAGAAGGATAGATAACCTATCTCGAACTATGGAGGTTGAGATATGAAATAGTTTTATAGGCTTAAGATAATTTGGCGGCTAAACTGATGAAAATAGATTTAAACATCACAAGAATTAGCTTCGTGAATGCTCAAGAATTATTGGTCACCACTTCACTTTTATAGTCAgtgtatttattacttttaataaacgGGAATAGCTCAATTTATTTCTTAGTGAAATAAATACTTTCTACGAAGTTGCCATGATAAACcccaaatatatgtatattcttATTGTCAcataaatcataattttatttgtatcttgtACAAACAGAAACTTTTGACTAAACTTCAAAATAGGAAACTGCGATGTACCTACTTGTCTTATAAACTggttataatcatcggcaaggatattgagccctgacctttaCCTGCGCAggagtgatttattggtttattgccttaagtgtacagtgcgcaaagcgatcctcactcttccgccgagagctcattatccgtgccgataactatacaactGTAAAAAggtggaataaaataattgatttgtATGAAAacgttgttttattttcacCCAATAGCAATGAAAGGAAAAACATGGTATAATTAGCTCCGCAATCGCTGGGCTCTGTTTTCGTTTGTAACAGTTCAATACTGTTGCCAAAATATTCTCTCAAGTATTTCACACGTTAAAACTAATGATTGTTAGCTTGTATAAGCCAGAACGTGGCTTCGTTTAAAAGgaaatttaattttctaatcCTCCATTTTTTACAGAGCTCTTTGTACTATTTCTGTCATTTCTCACATCGTCTTGTGATAATCTGTAAACTCTAAAAAAATAACAGCCCTTTTGTCAAGTTGGTTAAAAACGTCTCCTTATATCTCAATGTAGCCATGTCCAGTCCTGAAATGACATACAGAACTACATTATAGGTATCTAATAAGATATTAATAAGCTTCAGTCTGTACATTTCTCAAGAACGTCACTATGGCGACCGACGCGTGCCAACAAAGAACGCAAAGGGAATAACAAATCGAGTGatgataaatacatatgtattcgACAATCCTTATtagactttttattattttacttggtTACAATGAGAtcggtaattattattttctcttaaGTATATTACTTTTGCTAGAATATCATACATCAACCAGCTGATAGACTGGGTTCTATATATCTATcttcataaattattatgagTTAGGTAAATTCTACTCTCCCTTCTTCCtgtaaaaaaaactagtatacaagtacctatctacctacctaccctACAAGAAaggtttaggtacctacctactcatagACATGGGTACATAGATAGTCAGAAACACCATTTTATGAATAGATAGATAAACGGATGTTTCAAAGCTAAATACCCGCTCACGTCATGTTGCCGTGCTCTCATAGCGCATAGCGTGATgactgtttataatattatgcctAATATTCTGTTACCACTCCACAGAATATAGGTCAGTGCCAATTAACTGCTTACTACGAAACCAACCAGAAATAAATGATGAAAAATTAAGAGCTCGGTTCAAAGTCTCCTAACACCCGCTTATGCAAAAATACGTGATTTCTATTTCgaagtaaataaacatgttaTTGTGTAACATTACGTAGGCAGTGGGCGTCGGAGATCGCTCCAAGGTTATTTGAGAATGGCGGGAAACCGAGCGAAAGCTGCGGCCCTACAATACATATCGGTATCATCGACAGATACGTATCAATTTAGTTCTAGAATGTTATTTTAGAGCTAGACGTGCTGTCTAGGTCGTCCTAGGAACCGTGATTCAGGGACGCATGTACTACAGCGTAAATATTGCACTTTTATCCCTGTTGATTTTTGTTTTGCGTTGTACATCTCCGGCTCAGTTTAGTCTAATTAAATTGAACACCTTGCAGACGAGAcaatgtatattaaaaaaaactgttgtggATAGGTCACATCATCTACCCAATTATCAATAACAAGCCCAACAGAAAGGGACAAAGCGACATGTCTACCGTGGGCTAAAAAGAAACAGCATGTAAACTGTTGATAGGAAAGGGACGGTAAAAGCGAATGGCTACGTGTAAGAAAGAGATATGTGTACAACATTATTTCTTCTGTCATGACGGTACGCATGCGTCATTCTATTATGCCAGGGCTGAATTTGGGAAATGATAAAATCTTATCACAGTGAGGAATAggagtttatttatttcatactttTTCTGAATAAGTAAGGCTTTCGTATCTGTTTTAGTTACTATGACAATCGTGGAACGACGATCCGTCATGAAATTTATAGTTATTGTTCGCCTCACAAATACCATAACTAATATTTAGGAAAATAAACAAGTTCAAAAAATATGATGTAGTGAATTAagaaacaaagatttttttgattCACAATTTTTCGCGAGTTACTGACCGATAAGTAGACCTTATAAGACAAAAACAACCTTATCCAGTTCGGCCCTGGCAAAATAcaatcagctgtttgtaatgacagTTCCTCTGACAAATACAAAATGGTTGAAAACTAAAGTTGGCAAACAAAGAAAAGGTAGCGTAATAGCGAATTTTAGCGTTAAAAACGTTTTTTAAAGTGAAAGTTAGTTAGTTTAGTTTGTGTTTAGTGTTTTGTGCACGATGTTGGATTTGGAAATCGTCCCTGAACGCTCTCTGGGCTGTGATGCCTGGGAATTTGTTCTAGGTAAGAATCGCGTATGTTTATTTCTTACGTCAAGAATTTGCGCTTTATTTCTACGGGACGTGTCTTACGCAATGGTGTTTTTAACGGATATTTACCACAATTAATGAATAATGTTGAATGTGGGATAGGCATAGTAATTGGTTTACCTCAGTTTaacattgatttttttttcttgggaAGTGTCACGAACAGCCTTTGTTTCGCTGGTCTgagcttgtttattttttttattgctaatctTGACCGTGAAATTAGTAGATTGCGTTGTTTTCGTGTTTGTTTTGAGAATTCGTATGACACCAATTTACATTTAGATACAGTTTAgatgtttatttacaaattcagGTTGACTTAGAACAATGCATTATACATTTtcattactgaaaaaaaatacaaagaaatgttgagtatttttttaaatgtatgaaGCTGTTCTCTTCCTATATTTTAacccaaaacataaatataaataacctttgataaaacaataaaatatatcttcactatctcacttgaagtattaaagtcaaaaatataataatattagagtatgttacaaaatacaaatattaagaTAAGTTAACCTGGTTTCTTGCTATCCAAGTTAGGTTAAATTACTTCCACATTAAAATAGTTCTTAAAATTATCTCAATTTTGGTAAGAAATTGTgattattgatttctgacacttacgcgaatattagacatttaaataaaactacttttacggattttatcaaaatccaagcctacaactgctcgacctatggatacagtgagctcgttttgcgtgaatcggatagtcaataataatcaacaaaatgtagggtagctgtttgtaactaatatatcaagacgaccaacaccttagtctgcccgtgaccatggatgctgtaaaggatccgaaacgtcgggattaaataatattaatataacgcgataaaatccgtaaaagtagttttatttaaattgtgatTATACAATAACACAAATACATATCAGCAAAattcaaatacattttgtatttgTGGTCCAAATACATTAGTTTTCAACAATTCAGATCTTTTAAAGTCCACTGTAGGAATTATGTTTCACTTTTCAATCCTTGTCTTTAGTCAACTAAGAACACTTTCTACCCAGTTTTGATTCATAACTTGAgtgaatcatcatcatttgcctagccttttcctaactacatTGGGGttaagctacactcttcctgagtgaCTGGAAATGGGTAAATATGCGCGAAACAGGCTTTCAGCatcatattgatttctgacacttacgcgaatattagtcatttaaataaaactacttttagtcattttatcgcggttatattaatattattatataccttgtaacatcatatttaaaagaaaaacttaataTTACACATCCACCATATTGGAAacacctaaacaaaaaaaaatacacagttaaataaatagtttaacaaagaaACAAAGTCCTTATCCCCACAGTAGTTTACAAACTTATACGTGCAGTTATATTgataaagttttatattaattgttttgttaaaaaaatatgtgaacGGCAATGTTAACTTGGTTTAGGGTAGTGTGTGTTATCAGACACCGTTTTTATTTCAAGCTATTGCATCataatgatgtatttttattgttaaaacaaaatattacatgtatatttttttattactttttttaaaaaaaaacataatttaatatttaaagtatttttttctggaTAGAATCTAACCACGATTCTACACATGCATATTTTGAATATGCAGCGAATTGCgtaacattaaattattaccTGTTTGATATTAATTATGGTGTAATCTAAGTGTGTATGAAtcaacaaagataattttaaaaaccaaaataatgtttaaaataagtgcaaaccataataaaaactactgCACTAAAAAGGCATTAAGTATGAAGTTTTTTATCATTGAAAACCTATTGTCTTTGGTAGACATAAAAAAAGCTACTTACATGGCTCATTGAGTTTACATTGTTTGTTAATATCATGCACTTTAACAGTTAAATGAATATCATATAAAACATGACATTGAAAAGCATAGATAGTCTATTGTCGCATCCATTAATCAAATCAGTACTTGAGgcacattattataaaatgtggtGTTCAAAAGTAATGATCTTTAGTGTTATATTAAaccattatattaatttaaattatcttgAAGAAACTTAAAGAAGTCTCAAACGTAGCACTAAAACTGGTATCTTTGAAATTTAGCTAAGTTTTATACAAAGGAATTAAATTGGCCACTTTTACCTTAAACCTGATACAATGTGGGATAGTTTTCTGGTGTCTTTTTAGTTAGATACctgttacaaacaaaaaaattacctacaataCCCATTATACCCACACAAAACATACTTTCCACATAATTTCCAATGTAGCAAATtagcattaaaataataatatgattctGGAAGCCTCGTAAAGCTTGTTGTGTATGTATGAAACAAGAATATCAATGCTGTTAGAATTGCTGGCAGTATACTTCCATGCCTGCtatcgtataaaaaaaaaacactcctGAACTTTTGgacaaaaatgcatttttactaACTAGTGGAACCAAACATCAAAATCTTACTTACCTAcccattgttttcaaaattcataaaattagtGATCTAGTATGTGCCAGTATTTTTGGCAACACCGCCAAGTTTCATTTGTCAGTATTATCACGATACTTGCTGGTCAAACGTCAGAGTAGGTATGATGGAATTTCCGGTGCAAGACAAtttgataccaattaaaatgcATGCTTAagtatcttttttatttcaagcTTGGAAACTGTGGATTTTTTAGGATTTTAATGAGTACTCTTAGGTACAATGGTACGACTTGCCAAGTAATGACCGAAATGTACCGAAGCTTTGCGATTGGATTTCAAAAATGAGGTTCCTCAGAGACAGTCTGCAAACCCCAGGGCCAAAGCCGGGGCTgtaggattgttcgaaagagctaccgcggccctggtacataaagggctttagAAGGAATAtgacgggttttagtcagtaagagtctgacacccctcacgctgctaacacacagcgggaagggttatttgatgatttcccttaaaaaaaatatgttcctgTAAAGCACAGTCAGTAATTGATATGTCCTTTTTACAGTATTCAGTAAGATAATAGGTAGGTGTAGTGCCGCCAAACCCCAGAAGTCACATGTACATAATTTATGCGTCCAGTCCAGTCGGTTTCATTCGTGGCATTTGCAAAAAGTACCGAATCGATACTAGTTAGCTAGTCTCACGGTCCACGTCCTATTCGTCCTTTGAGATTTAAATAGAACAGACAAAGAACTTTGTTGCTATCTCGTATTGAAGGGAAATGATCCGCAAAGGAAAAAAGCTGTAAGATTTGAACGAGGACCTAGGGGGTGTTGTTGAGGCGGATAAAGCAATGAAAATAAAGGAGTCCGTGTTAGAATAATTGGGTACACTATTCCTAGAAAGCTGGATTACTCACACAATTTACTACAGTTTGCTGacagaaagaaaacaaaacagccTAATTTTGAACCCTAAAAGTGTTTTCAGAATAGGTAGTAGATAATTAGATAGGTTCCTATGGGTTTAACGCGCGACAGTATCCACTAGTGTGAACAGTCGTAGGTAATCggaatattgttgtttttgaagCATAACTACTTTATATTGTGTTATTgtccataaaaaaaatcttccatgTCACGGTCCATAAAATTCCCGCGGTTTTCGCACTCGGCCTAAATGCGTATCCCAGCACCAAATAACGCGCGATTGTTATTGTCAAAATAACCTTGATCGGTATCATAGTAAACatgtttttgactttgaaaattcaGCCTAAAAATTTACctctttgataaatatttttaatacgtaATTGTGTTATCGAATTATCTTTAATCGGCGCGTAACTTTTGTAGTGCGTTgacactaaataaatattacgtcatcattgttttgtttacaactTACAACCGATTTTTTCTAGgtattttatacttattattctgtttttaaTCGATTTTGGGAATttctaaggaaaaaaaaaaaacagttttttcccGGATCTATGCATATTTACCGAAGTAGACAGATCCTTGAAAAACAGTACAGGTTTCGCTTTTGGCGTAATATCACTGGTAATAtcgcgaacaattttttttcacttcttaagaggacgaattggaatttttggcgccaaggatgtcaatttttctcagtaaatacaaaacggatcaaaatacaacttggttacctgaaagttcatgatataagccttattttgttagttgtagaaacatgattaggtaacttttataacagagaaaaatatatcaaacatacctctttttaaaaagagattcacatattatgggcaaacgggaccgatttaagcctcttaacttttttagtagttgagtatatacatactctttaaaatggtagtaggaatttttattaaattatcatttctaaatattaaaattacaaaaccattttgtcgcttacgagttttagttataagctagcgcgcgtattgttatcctcgccccgctcagacgctccgaccccttttggcgccttagatgcgcgtgccggttatggaattattgttgaccacttcctcgccttaacgtATAAAGATAGAGATAAACTACGCAATAATATTACTctaagggtataatttaggcgatcaccaaaaatatttttaagactctaagctgaggcaccaaataaaataaacaactccaaaaaaaaa
Protein-coding regions in this window:
- the LOC124641460 gene encoding G patch domain-containing protein 1 homolog isoform X2: MCTYRTRHEDFTSEVNRGDHVSIHSEFSGHKRRRAHYHDGPIPGEPVLQQLVRAVHETAAVRMLRAMGWREGQGTGERLSKRDKAKARDQHKVYGCYIPPDMRQITDQQDEESQSSSDSEFDFDTLFAPDDYEPYILHRKNDRFGLGYSGLSRHSVLGNLVGEYGSEAGSSRSHLVMKDKGKRVSIRGQAFGVGAFEADDEDIYGTEDMSHYDFAIGGPDKDSTKKKSVQDKSGHVLPGFVKSSKPLPPVPSYPAPALPRDYVPAAAGARRSRFEPTTHQPRDQGLGRHELSAKARGELLGETPLPTPTNTEPTHTPSTTPTQPNDAITKLLGRNVNFVTYTDDKPLDYIPIKDSGKDIVKVFKPFAGNPEKQRRYEEYVKNNGVVGGGGEMDKLQEWERERELVEFEQAAKLYKPLSGIMGDRFTHAAEPDEALNPLCAVAKSSANHGLATKEQIEAAKQGVYGLMTRQETTWRPESLVAKRFNVPEIGGARPDQKKEDRPKVSYSIFSYLESSVHDKDSFAKEQTKFSGSKSLTTSILPKKDPPAQKTDQVNKQTDQNTDQSKDLNKPSDQTPGFSKRMTVAELFLKESEKTKDQGAEVTDTINQFDKMDLYKSIFLSDSEEEIDNEDKSKNNEASDFIDKPKNVERNTSPPRGIFANIDFDELNSWRRKDDVAKPKEDSSKKVENISNKVENTQPKDDEAMYGPKIPENLQKRLQSETQNSIAKETIDINSSSSEDSWVDVNEVSTKKHKKKKSKKHKSKHKKKSRSKKKDR
- the LOC124641460 gene encoding G patch domain-containing protein 1 homolog isoform X1, translated to MSDSDDDNLVRYGTQLEPYEEDEVPSKRKFQQAPDQYAVDEHGRRRFHGAFTGGFSAGFGNTVGSQEGWTPSSFKSSRSEKAMFSNQRPEDFMDEEDRGEFGIAPRHVATHSEFSGHKRRRAHYHDGPIPGEPVLQQLVRAVHETAAVRMLRAMGWREGQGTGERLSKRDKAKARDQHKVYGCYIPPDMRQITDQQDEESQSSSDSEFDFDTLFAPDDYEPYILHRKNDRFGLGYSGLSRHSVLGNLVGEYGSEAGSSRSHLVMKDKGKRVSIRGQAFGVGAFEADDEDIYGTEDMSHYDFAIGGPDKDSTKKKSVQDKSGHVLPGFVKSSKPLPPVPSYPAPALPRDYVPAAAGARRSRFEPTTHQPRDQGLGRHELSAKARGELLGETPLPTPTNTEPTHTPSTTPTQPNDAITKLLGRNVNFVTYTDDKPLDYIPIKDSGKDIVKVFKPFAGNPEKQRRYEEYVKNNGVVGGGGEMDKLQEWERERELVEFEQAAKLYKPLSGIMGDRFTHAAEPDEALNPLCAVAKSSANHGLATKEQIEAAKQGVYGLMTRQETTWRPESLVAKRFNVPEIGGARPDQKKEDRPKVSYSIFSYLESSVHDKDSFAKEQTKFSGSKSLTTSILPKKDPPAQKTDQVNKQTDQNTDQSKDLNKPSDQTPGFSKRMTVAELFLKESEKTKDQGAEVTDTINQFDKMDLYKSIFLSDSEEEIDNEDKSKNNEASDFIDKPKNVERNTSPPRGIFANIDFDELNSWRRKDDVAKPKEDSSKKVENISNKVENTQPKDDEAMYGPKIPENLQKRLQSETQNSIAKETIDINSSSSEDSWVDVNEVSTKKHKKKKSKKHKSKHKKKSRSKKKDR